Genomic DNA from Magnolia sinica isolate HGM2019 chromosome 4, MsV1, whole genome shotgun sequence:
TCGGATAGTGTTCAACttctaataaaaaagaaaaaaaaaaaccaacggtGGATATTTGACTTATCAATAGACCTAGCAGATCCACCAACTTACGTCAAATGTTCCCAAAATCAAATCCAACGGTGGATACTTGACATGTCACTAATCCAACAATCAACTTCCTCAATTCAAATACCAAACATGGAATGCAGATCACATGGTTACCCAATGActcattttataaaattttatagggTCATGTGCTGCTAGCTCACTTGACCAtaaactttcaaacatgcttagCAAGTACCTATCTAGATAATGACTCAAATCCTATACCATCATTTTCATGGAATATACTCCCCATCCTTCCGGGGcttttgtttaaaaaataaaaataaaataaaaaataaaataaaattctacgCCATCGGTCCTTGATGACCCAGTCATCAGGCAATCTGCTTCTATTCCCACTTAGCTGACATGGCATCTCATAGGAGTCGTTTGGATGCATGGAAAGCTTACTTGAGACAAACGAGGAAGCAAATTACACAtggagtaaactccgtggggtccactaagatttatgtattttatccggtctgtccatccattttacaagataattttagagccttAGTGACGCAGGAataaacgtgatgaggataactactccgaatccatggagcttctctggactcctcacagagacttctcgaatccacgaggaaagaaaacagaaaatagaaataaattctaataaattcaaaattgattaattgatgaatagaaacgagttcacaaccctttaaataggggtaccaagcaatgggaaagaaatcagaatcaaactacaactaaaactcctagaattcatgacttactataaatagtaaacttactatttatagacggtcgtgatgtctactagtgcgcaaggtttttggccaaaaatagtaagtgtcctatttggcttcaccaaaccgttctcctaactattctaaactcttttcacattgggcgcaactcctaaagcccgacggatgaagagttataatcaaactaaaacttactatttatagtaaaaacgaaattaaaacaggaaaacggcTGTCTAttcaggggttttttgcaattctgggttgcgcaacccggcctagcagggttggttggcttcagtagctcgttctaccccaaaattatatattttatgtcagataactcattccggattgcaagatacgcccgatttaaggttcgatggtctagatcacttctgtcgtcgaccaggccttttttgatccatcttggccatgtaactgtccacgacccgctctacctCACTTAGCCCCAAAACAAGCATATGcaaggctaaaatggaccacaccataggaaacattgtgaattgaatgtccacgttgaaaatttcttaggggccacaaaagttttggacccagatcatatttgttttttttttccattcatccatgtttttttttatatcttatgaacagtttgtatgacaaataaacattactgtagggcctagaaaggtttcaacagtggaaatcattatttctactgtttcctgtggtatggtccacttgagatttgaataaaCTTCAATTTTGGACCCAAcatctaaaattagatggaacggatggatggtgtggataaaccacatacattcacagtgggcccaactgagtttactcagtacggtaagagcatactgagtaactcagtacgcaatccgatttgtCGAGGATGTCCACGTCTCAACTGGAGCTTTTTATTAATCCAAACAGTCCTAGTCACCCAGTCAAAACAACTATGCCGAATCGACAAGCAGTTCAATTTCAACCATCGTTATATACACTGAATGAAAAACGACAAGGACCACTTACACCCAAAAATAATTGTTTTATGGCCAATAATGATTTTACTAAATATAGTTTTAACGACAATTAGAAATGATAAACACGAGAAGCTTCTCTTCCTTCCTACGTGTTAACCACAATTCAATCTCCCCACGGTTGGATTATTAAAACCCCAAAATCACTTCCCAAATCCTCTTTGATTGATTTATAATACATAAAGAGGCAGCCCCTCGACATCCCATGGATAGCAATCCCAACAAAAGCCAATCAATGGAAAATCAAATCTCTGAGTTCTAAAAAAGAGAAGATTATTGTTTTAAGATTCAGATTCATTTGTGGGATTTGatcacccacttgaaatttggaaaagactAAAAACACCCTAAGGATACTTGAAATAGCCTGTGAGAGCCAACAAGATGAGATAAaattaagttatagtgctcctagtttctCTAGACATTTTGGATGGTTCAATTGGCGGATTTGGAGTATCGGTTAGATCTAACACATAATTTATGTGCTGGAATGTGAAAGTCACTCTGATCAGATAATCGGATAAACCGGCAAGTtggcttaaaaaaaataaaaaataaaaaagatcttcATCCATTTTCTAAACCTTGGAAGGGATGGTTTAGACTGTATGGTATAAGTTTTCTTTTCTCAAATGATAAGGATTGATGATCGTCGTCCCCAATAAACAGATGGCTCAAATTACTGATTGGACTTATTTTTCATAAATGATCATGGCCATCCACTTTGTTGATCGGTATGACTTTTGCTAGGTATCCCATAAAACACGTCATGGAACAAATGGACAGCCCGAATTGATCGACTGGACTAGTTAATTGTTCTCATGTAACTAGGTCTGTAACTTCAGTGCTGTAAGACAAGGTTAAGTCACAAGGgaggtttaaaaaaataaaataaaatcacaagaGAAGTAATATACACCATTTTCAGAGTAGAGTCTATCCTCCACTGTCTAGTCAGTCAAAACAAACACACTTCTGAGCATAGACACCTTCATTGGGCGTCCAATCAGTTTTACAATTATAATGAATTGTCTAACTTTAACTTTTTACTAATTTATTATTAATTTGTTGATGCTTAATAATGAGATCAAAGCCATGGAGCCCAACTTCTTTTGTACGACTAATCAAACATGCATTATGGGATAGTGAATCCTAGGTCTTGCCTAGTATGCTTGATTGTTCAATTCCAATATGTATCTAAAAAGTTTCAGTAGACCAGACCGTTGGTCTCTTAGTCCCTGTAGATGGACCAACCCACAAGGCCTGTTTGAATtgggaaattatatatatatatagaaaatgacACTTATGATGAATAAATCTGAAGAAAAAGGATCCTCAATCCTCATCTTCTGCAAACATCACAAAACAGAAACATAtgagaaatttgattttctttcctcatttaaaataaaaaaaataaattccatcAATCTAAACAATCCTTAAAacacaatcctaacctttggaaTTGATTACACAAATAGACGGTTCAAAAGTAGAGTATGGCAATTATCCGAGTTCAAGTGGAAAGGGGTCCATATATTAGTGACTAGGATCTTACAACGTAGAAGAGATTTTGGTTAGTGTCCATTCAATTGTAGGATAGGACAGGGCAATGTAAACAATGGGTCCCACTTCTCACAAAGCCTAGGAAAGAGAACTCCATGAATCAAACCAAAAGACAAATATCCTTCCATCATatcataattttgaaaaaaaaaaaagatacggCGGTGGTATTATCTATTTGTTTATACATTGTTTGATCCTTCCAGCCAACTCATGAAAAGAAAAGGCAAAAAACCAAATCTTCTACCTTCAACAACTATATATAAGTCAGATCCAATGCATTCTTTCAccaatccatctctctctctctctctctctctctctctctctctctctctctctctctctctctctctctctctctctctcatggataCTGAAGCTCAAACCCTTTCATCCTCTCTCACATGTGAATTGAGCATCATACGTGCAAAAAACATCGAATTCATACTGCCCGGCAGGCTCTTCGTTAGATACTACCTTGTGGGCAAAACTGGTGAAAGAATCCGTCTAAACAGCCGAGAAATCTCATCCACATGCGATCTGTACTGGAATGAGCACATTTCATTGGAGTGTTGCGGTGCAGCAGACCCCATGAAGGATCTTAGCCAGCAGAGCGTAGTCTTCGAGCTTCGGTGGAGGAGCACAGCACCTATCATTGGTAGAATTGTGGGATCCAAGCTCTTGGGTAGGGCCGAGATCGCATGGAGAGATGTGTTGGGATCTACGGGCATGTCCATGGAGAAGTGGACCACTCTCGCCACACCGGGCACCATAGTTGTCGGTCTCAAGCCACCAGCTCTTCAGCTGGAGATGAAAGTAAGATTGTCAGATCAGAAGGTAGGACATGTGAATTCAAGGAGAACCGTTGGATCAAGGAGGTGTAAGGAATATAGCTGCAGGCATGATGCATGTAATGGCGTGGACAATGAGATTTTTGCCCTGGCTGCGGCGCTGGAGGTGATATAGGTGCACTTCTGTGTATGGGGCTTGCTAAGATGCTTGCAGTGGGATACTAACCGGCTGTTTTAGTTAGGATTTAGGAAGGCATTTGGAGACATTTGGCatattggattattttttttttggaatgtaaGTTATACAAAATTAACTTCGTAATCATATTTCTTTTCGAATTTTGATTGAATTAATTGGTTCTTCATCCCTTAGGCTTTCTTTTAATAACAATCAAAAtatgtttggatacatggataGGGGCATCCATG
This window encodes:
- the LOC131242004 gene encoding uncharacterized protein LOC131242004, which encodes MEVSSVLAIWRMQKLEKGSVGKVLFVRYYLVGKTGERIRLNSREISSTCDLYWNEHISLECCGAADPMKDLSQQSVVFELRWRSTAPIIGRIVGSKLLGRAEIAWRDVLGSTGMSMEKWTTLATPGTIVVGLKPPALQLEMKVRLSDQKVGHVNSRRTVGSRRCKEYSCRHDACNGVDNEIFALAAALEVI